The sequence GTCGTGCGCCTCGACTACTCGGCCTACGACGAGATGGCCGAGCGGATGCTGTCCGACCTGGCCGCCGAGATCGCCACCGACCATCCGCAGGTCCGCGGCATCGCCCTGCTGCACAGCACCGGCGAGCTGCCGGTGGGTGCCCACACCATCCTGGTGGTGTGTACCGCGCCACACCGCGCCGAGGCCTTCTCCGCCTGCGAGGACGCCCTGGAACGGGTCAAGGACCGGCTGCCCGTGTGGAAACGGGAGGTGACCGCCGACGGGGCCCACCGCTGGGTCGGCCTGCCACCGACCGGCGACTGAGTCAGCCGCCCGGACGTCGCAGGCGTTCGGTGACCTCCGCCACACCCGAGATGTCGGTGATCCGGCCGGGCTCGGCCAGCAGCACCTGATCGGCGAGCACCGCCAGTTCGTCGGGATCGTGGGTCACGAACAGCGCCGGGATGCCGGTCTCGTCGACGAGGTCACGGACGAGCCGCCGCAGTCGGTGCCGCCGCTGCAGGTCGAGTGCGTTGAACGGCTCGTCGAGCAGCAGCAGGCGGGGGGCTCCCGCCAAGGCGCGGGCGAGGGCGACCCGCTGCTGTTGGCCGCCCGAGAGCGTGTGCGGACGGCGATCGGCGAACGGTGCCGCGCCGGTGCGCTCGAGCCAGTCGGTGGCGATGCGCCGGCGCTGCTCGCGCGTCCCGCTGGCCGCGGCGAGGGCGACGTTGGCCAGCACCGTGCGGTGCGGCAACAGGTAGGCCTGCTGGAAGACCATGCCGATGCGACGACGGTGCACGGGCAACCGGTGGCCCGCGACGGTGTCGACGAAGCCGACGCCATCGAGGCTGATGCGTCCCGCGACGGGGTCGTCCAGTCCGGCGATCAGCCGCAGCAGCCGGGTCTTGCCAGCGCCGGACGGCCCGAACAGCACCGTGAGGCCGGGGGGGAGCGCAAAGTCGGCGTGGAGTTCGAAGTCGCCGACCCGGGCGCGGACGTCGACCTCGAGGCTCACAGTGCCGCCCGCTCGAGCCGGCGGACCAGCAGCAGGATCGCCACCGCAACGGCCGAGAGCACCCCCGCGAGCACTCCGGCGGTGGCGTAGTCGAACGCCTGCACCCGGTCGTAGACCGCGATCGGCATGGTCTGGGTCCGGCCGGGGATGTTGCCCGCCACCAGCAGCGTGGTGCCGAAGTCGCCGAGCGCACGCGCGAACGCGAGCGAGATCCCGGCCACGATGCCGCGTCCGGCCAGCGGCAGGGTCACCATGAACGCCAACCGCCGCCCGTGCAGCCCGGCGACGCGTGCGGCCTCCTCGTAGCCGCGGTCGACCGCGGCGATGGCGGCGGTCGCCGTCCGCAGGCAGTACGGCAGGCTGGCGATGGTCGCGGCGATCACCGCCGCCTGCCACGTGAAGACCAGCGGAAAGCCCGTGACGGCCTCCCAGGCGCGCCCGATCGGTGAAGTGCGTCCGATCGTGACCAGCAGGTAGTAGCCCAGAACGGTGGGTGGCAGCACGATCGGCAGGCTCGCGACCGCCTCGACCAAGCCGTGGCCGGGGAACCGCCACCGCGCCAGGGCGTAGGCGCCGGCGACCCCGATGATGGTGGTGAACAGCGTCGCGAGGACGGCGACACGCAACGACAGCAGCAGTGGGAACCAGTCCACGATCAGTGGTCGCCCATGGCGTCCGGGCCTTCCGCGCCCGA comes from Egicoccus sp. AB-alg6-2 and encodes:
- the modB gene encoding molybdate ABC transporter permease subunit — translated: MDWFPLLLSLRVAVLATLFTTIIGVAGAYALARWRFPGHGLVEAVASLPIVLPPTVLGYYLLVTIGRTSPIGRAWEAVTGFPLVFTWQAAVIAATIASLPYCLRTATAAIAAVDRGYEEAARVAGLHGRRLAFMVTLPLAGRGIVAGISLAFARALGDFGTTLLVAGNIPGRTQTMPIAVYDRVQAFDYATAGVLAGVLSAVAVAILLLVRRLERAAL
- a CDS encoding ATP-binding cassette domain-containing protein; this encodes MSLEVDVRARVGDFELHADFALPPGLTVLFGPSGAGKTRLLRLIAGLDDPVAGRISLDGVGFVDTVAGHRLPVHRRRIGMVFQQAYLLPHRTVLANVALAAASGTREQRRRIATDWLERTGAAPFADRRPHTLSGGQQQRVALARALAGAPRLLLLDEPFNALDLQRRHRLRRLVRDLVDETGIPALFVTHDPDELAVLADQVLLAEPGRITDISGVAEVTERLRRPGG